A stretch of the Candidatus Effluviviaceae Genus V sp. genome encodes the following:
- the pstS gene encoding phosphate ABC transporter substrate-binding protein PstS — protein sequence MTRATWTAAVVGVLLFAIAAGPAGAQMKLIGAGATFPEPIYAVWMYQYNQLKDVQVNYQGIGSSGGIRQIKDATVDFGATDAPIEGPELEEAGLVQFPMIIGGVVPICNIRGVGPGELRLSTEVLASIFAGEITFWDDEGITSLNPDLELPNDPITVVHRAEGSGTTWIFTDFLDKVSPSWRENIGRGKLVNWPAGVGAKGNPGVAAYVQRVNGSVGYVEFAFAVQNKLAHITLRNRDGQWVEPTIESFQAAAANADWENTEGYYLVLTDQPGEESWPIVGASFILVYAKQDDVEKAKAMLEFFDWCYDHGDQMAVQKHYVPIPDNVVEMVRNTWRSEITADGEQVCPPAKS from the coding sequence ATGACCAGAGCGACATGGACCGCCGCGGTCGTGGGAGTCCTGCTGTTTGCGATCGCCGCCGGACCCGCGGGCGCCCAGATGAAGCTCATCGGAGCCGGCGCCACGTTCCCGGAGCCGATCTACGCCGTCTGGATGTACCAGTACAACCAGCTCAAGGACGTCCAGGTGAACTATCAGGGCATCGGCTCGAGCGGCGGCATCCGTCAGATCAAGGACGCGACCGTCGACTTCGGCGCCACGGACGCGCCGATCGAGGGGCCGGAGCTCGAGGAGGCCGGTCTCGTTCAGTTCCCGATGATCATCGGAGGCGTCGTGCCGATCTGCAACATCCGGGGTGTTGGTCCAGGCGAGCTCAGGCTGTCGACCGAGGTCCTGGCATCGATATTCGCCGGCGAGATCACGTTCTGGGACGACGAGGGCATCACCTCGCTCAACCCCGATCTCGAGCTTCCGAACGATCCGATCACCGTCGTGCACCGCGCCGAGGGCTCGGGCACGACGTGGATCTTCACCGACTTCCTCGACAAGGTCTCCCCGAGCTGGCGCGAGAACATCGGCCGGGGGAAGCTCGTCAACTGGCCGGCCGGCGTCGGTGCGAAGGGCAACCCCGGCGTCGCGGCGTACGTCCAGCGCGTGAACGGCTCGGTCGGCTATGTCGAGTTCGCCTTCGCGGTGCAGAACAAGCTCGCGCACATCACGCTCCGGAACCGTGACGGCCAGTGGGTCGAGCCGACGATCGAGTCCTTCCAGGCGGCGGCCGCGAACGCCGACTGGGAGAACACGGAGGGCTACTACCTCGTACTGACCGACCAGCCCGGTGAGGAGAGCTGGCCGATCGTCGGTGCGTCGTTCATCCTCGTGTACGCCAAGCAGGACGACGTTGAGAAGGCGAAGGCCATGCTCGAGTTCTTCGACTGGTGCTACGATCACGGCGACCAGATGGCGGTCCAGAAGCACTACGTCCCGATCCCGGACAACGTCGTCGAGATGGTCCGGAACACCTGGCGGAGCGAGATCACGGCGGACGGTGAGCAGGTCTGTCCGCCGGCCAAAAGCTAG